The proteins below come from a single Eubacterium limosum genomic window:
- a CDS encoding Ig-like domain-containing protein: MEGLRKKASILMCVLLTAAVLLIGSGRAKASGAQTGTITFSVERFTIGQGYFVEPVQVPIYEGDTAKKVLDRMLEPTGGYVQKEGSESFYVTALKNADSGALDIPYYITDMSGYKITNDNNDGNAKYPDLGEFSYTEHSGWMYAVNSTFPNYGMDSYVLKDGDVMRLQFTMWGTGADVGDPYNAGKYDFDIPNRDSLTKTIAAFNGRADKEELLGISFIADAYSQAMGALETIDPGITDQNDLDQAQAYLESAIESKNLQAITLNQDKLNLNYGGEDQLSVGYIPENCRVDEGIKWTSSDRDCVYVEQDGRIYGDSIGTAVVTATLGDFTASCEVTVSEESAEKPLQGISLNPSEISLGKGKTTALKVSYNPADTTDDKTVTWSSNNEQAATVDANGRITAVAKGVAVITAQVGSFTADCQVTVTEDDPVDPPDITDEDIAAVKEVVRLAAILNTNASPSLDEVKVVENAYNNLTSVQQSLLTAEQDANIQVAINSGYSKVLSQVVAVCEPAAETVQTVIDSGGKPDDQSLFNLVQAEKALNAIGDYDGFLTQDQKIYDQAEKKMKKVTGALKDVNASDNGVTVKGRSLTLPWTVKVEAQKAEVTSEQQAALEGDAQYLDPAIESQYEIRLKDFAAAQSADVIPEYDTQGKSFKITMPSGDYTAPAFGAHEQLTLLHNGERVGFVDEKGNALVMYDAKNNSFSFSTDSFSTFAVVSDHRIAIENFMLSDTEKTLLLDIANPSFELSVMSFKPYDTTDKNRLTYTSSNPSVASVDDKGIVTGHVKGTAVITAEVCGIKNQCTVTVKMNRYVDFESYWPTFRKNNSNMAIVDASLPNAGNNLTEKWVNSAINTGGKQMTAGTPLVVDNYVFVSTQNNKLYKLDKNTGAIVKEAKLAKKIEFFSYATYGDGMIFVPEEDGTIEAFNADTLDSLWRTESFGGQSNCQVTYADGFIYSGTWSGMTDKGTFFCVDTTSNGEIYQTNGIRRAKWVSDDDGGYYWSGATVVGDAVIFGGDSGVLQSRNKSTGALIDRYATGGVIRSSIAYDAGTSALYFTAGGGATANGITGGGKCFKLGVTSDGHYTGAKIVDLPAASTTSPVVYNGRVYVTTQKVNGSGHEEDYNKATVIDQGNTENGKLAVLDADSLRMIYQADIGGPSKASPLLTTAYTADGQQTVYLYITVNNHDGAIVRVKDWAGNTTPQAEVIYRAPDDEQEYTTTSLNCDADGTIYYRNDRGHLMALTGTSEPVREAAPVEGRLGMQRGNKESSGGMTARASGKTADKAEEEFKPWDFDGAMLPYSRSVSKTPSGKEQLKKAAVILGCTAAAMAALYITGCALWPKLGKKP, from the coding sequence GTGGAAGGATTAAGGAAAAAAGCGAGTATCTTAATGTGTGTGTTGCTGACAGCGGCAGTACTGCTGATCGGCTCAGGAAGGGCAAAGGCCTCCGGTGCGCAGACAGGCACCATTACCTTTAGTGTGGAGCGTTTTACCATTGGACAGGGTTATTTTGTCGAGCCGGTTCAAGTGCCGATTTATGAAGGGGATACCGCTAAGAAGGTTCTTGACCGGATGCTTGAGCCCACTGGCGGCTATGTGCAGAAGGAGGGTTCGGAAAGCTTTTATGTGACGGCTCTGAAAAATGCGGATTCGGGAGCGCTTGACATTCCTTACTATATTACGGATATGAGCGGCTATAAAATTACCAATGATAATAATGACGGGAATGCAAAATATCCGGATCTTGGTGAGTTTTCCTATACAGAGCATTCAGGATGGATGTACGCTGTCAATAGTACTTTTCCCAATTATGGTATGGACAGTTATGTTCTAAAGGACGGCGACGTGATGCGCCTTCAATTTACCATGTGGGGAACAGGTGCGGATGTCGGTGATCCTTACAATGCCGGGAAATATGATTTTGACATACCCAACCGGGATAGTCTGACAAAAACGATTGCGGCGTTTAACGGGCGGGCAGATAAAGAGGAGTTGCTTGGTATCTCTTTCATAGCAGACGCGTACAGCCAAGCCATGGGTGCTCTTGAAACCATTGATCCTGGCATTACCGATCAGAATGATCTTGATCAGGCACAGGCGTATTTGGAATCGGCCATAGAATCAAAAAATTTACAGGCAATCACGCTCAATCAGGATAAATTAAATCTCAACTACGGCGGCGAGGATCAATTGAGCGTTGGCTATATTCCTGAAAACTGCCGGGTGGATGAAGGCATAAAATGGACCAGCAGTGACCGGGATTGTGTCTATGTTGAACAGGATGGGAGAATCTACGGTGACAGTATCGGGACGGCTGTCGTCACCGCTACCCTGGGCGATTTCACCGCCAGCTGTGAAGTAACCGTAAGTGAGGAAAGCGCCGAAAAGCCCCTGCAGGGCATCAGCCTGAACCCGTCGGAGATAAGCCTGGGCAAGGGAAAGACAACCGCACTCAAGGTCAGCTATAATCCGGCAGACACCACGGATGACAAAACCGTTACCTGGAGTTCGAATAATGAACAGGCGGCAACCGTGGACGCCAATGGCCGCATTACAGCGGTGGCCAAAGGTGTGGCCGTGATCACAGCGCAGGTGGGCAGTTTTACTGCGGACTGCCAGGTTACCGTCACAGAGGACGATCCGGTCGACCCGCCAGATATTACGGATGAGGATATTGCCGCTGTCAAAGAAGTGGTCCGGCTGGCCGCGATTTTGAACACCAATGCCAGCCCGTCTCTGGATGAGGTTAAAGTGGTTGAGAATGCTTACAATAACCTGACAAGCGTACAGCAGTCGCTCTTAACAGCAGAACAGGATGCCAATATACAGGTCGCCATTAACAGCGGATACAGCAAAGTGTTGTCCCAGGTGGTGGCGGTGTGCGAGCCTGCGGCAGAGACGGTTCAGACAGTCATTGACAGCGGTGGAAAACCTGACGACCAAAGTCTTTTTAATCTGGTTCAGGCCGAAAAAGCACTGAACGCCATAGGCGATTATGATGGCTTCTTGACCCAGGATCAGAAAATCTATGATCAGGCTGAAAAGAAAATGAAAAAGGTGACAGGCGCTTTAAAAGATGTCAACGCATCGGATAACGGCGTCACGGTTAAAGGGCGTTCCCTGACACTGCCGTGGACCGTAAAGGTCGAAGCGCAGAAGGCTGAAGTCACCTCTGAGCAGCAGGCAGCTCTTGAGGGGGATGCCCAGTATCTGGATCCGGCCATCGAAAGCCAGTATGAAATCAGGCTGAAGGATTTTGCCGCTGCACAAAGCGCGGATGTTATACCTGAATATGATACCCAGGGAAAGAGCTTTAAAATTACAATGCCCTCCGGGGATTACACAGCGCCGGCCTTTGGGGCGCATGAGCAGCTGACCCTTCTGCATAACGGCGAGCGCGTCGGTTTTGTGGATGAAAAGGGAAATGCCCTGGTGATGTACGACGCTAAGAACAATAGCTTTAGCTTTTCAACTGACAGCTTCTCCACGTTCGCTGTGGTATCGGACCACCGCATTGCCATTGAAAACTTTATGCTGAGTGATACAGAAAAAACGCTTTTGCTGGACATTGCAAACCCCAGCTTTGAGCTGAGTGTGATGAGCTTTAAGCCATATGATACCACGGATAAAAACAGACTGACCTATACCTCCTCCAACCCGTCAGTGGCCAGCGTGGACGATAAGGGCATTGTCACCGGGCATGTCAAAGGGACGGCGGTTATTACCGCTGAGGTGTGCGGCATTAAAAATCAGTGTACGGTGACGGTAAAGATGAACCGCTATGTGGATTTTGAGAGCTACTGGCCAACCTTCAGAAAGAATAACAGCAACATGGCCATTGTGGACGCTAGCCTGCCAAATGCGGGAAATAACCTAACGGAAAAATGGGTGAACAGTGCTATCAACACAGGGGGCAAGCAGATGACGGCCGGCACCCCCCTGGTGGTGGACAACTATGTTTTTGTCTCCACCCAGAACAACAAGCTCTACAAGCTGGATAAAAACACCGGCGCCATTGTAAAGGAAGCAAAGCTCGCGAAAAAAATAGAATTTTTCTCTTACGCCACCTATGGCGATGGTATGATCTTTGTACCGGAGGAAGACGGCACTATTGAAGCCTTTAACGCCGATACCCTGGATTCGCTCTGGCGGACCGAAAGCTTTGGCGGTCAGAGCAATTGCCAGGTTACCTATGCGGACGGTTTTATCTACTCAGGTACCTGGAGCGGTATGACCGACAAAGGAACTTTTTTCTGTGTGGATACCACGAGTAACGGCGAAATATACCAGACCAATGGTATCCGGCGTGCGAAGTGGGTTTCGGATGATGATGGCGGTTATTACTGGAGCGGTGCGACGGTGGTTGGCGATGCGGTGATCTTTGGGGGGGACTCTGGCGTGCTCCAGTCCCGTAATAAATCGACAGGGGCACTTATTGACCGGTACGCCACCGGCGGTGTTATCCGCTCAAGCATCGCTTATGACGCGGGAACCAGCGCCCTTTATTTTACAGCGGGCGGCGGCGCTACTGCCAATGGGATTACCGGCGGCGGCAAATGCTTTAAGCTCGGCGTTACCAGTGACGGGCATTACACAGGGGCTAAGATTGTAGATCTGCCGGCAGCTTCAACCACATCGCCGGTGGTATACAACGGCCGCGTGTATGTCACAACCCAGAAGGTGAACGGCTCTGGCCATGAGGAGGATTATAACAAAGCCACAGTCATCGACCAAGGCAATACGGAAAATGGAAAGCTGGCGGTTCTGGACGCGGATTCTCTCCGTATGATCTATCAGGCAGACATCGGCGGCCCGTCCAAGGCCTCGCCGCTGCTTACAACGGCTTATACAGCCGATGGCCAGCAGACAGTTTACCTCTATATCACGGTTAATAATCATGATGGCGCCATTGTCCGGGTGAAGGACTGGGCAGGAAACACCACGCCGCAGGCCGAGGTAATCTACCGCGCCCCGGATGATGAGCAGGAATATACGACTACGAGCCTCAATTGTGACGCGGACGGTACGATTTATTACCGGAATGACCGGGGGCACCTTATGGCGCTGACCGGCACTTCGGAGCCTGTCAGAGAGGCGGCTCCTGTTGAGGGGCGTTTGGGAATGCAAAGAGGCAATAAAGAAAGCAGCGGCGGTATGACAGCCAGAGCTTCCGGAAAAACAGCTGACAAGGCTGAGGAGGAATTTAAACCCTGGGATTTTGACGGCGCTATGCTGCCATACAGCAGAAGCGTGTCCAAAACGCCATCGGGGAAGGAGCAGCTGAAA